The following coding sequences are from one Solea solea chromosome 11, fSolSol10.1, whole genome shotgun sequence window:
- the ctdsp2 gene encoding carboxy-terminal domain RNA polymerase II polypeptide A small phosphatase 2 isoform X2 produces the protein MESSVITQVQKEDVQVSPKAGQVNQSALKQPRSCNIFKALFCCLKAQDGSKPPTPLPPPSQQALLDSQENGMVVKFEPSLLPEVTTQDQGKICVVIDLDETLVHSSFKPINNADFIVPVEIEGTTHQVYVLKRPYVDEFLQRMGELFECVLFTASLAKYADPVTDLLDQFGVFRTRLFRESCVFHQGCYVKDLSRLGRDLHKTLILDNSPASYIFHPNNAVPVVSWFDDVEDAELLNLLPVFEELSQAENVYSQLDQLRGH, from the exons ATGGAAAGTTCTGTTATCACCCAAGTGCAGAAAGAAGACGTTCAAGTGTCACCGAAAGCAG GCCAGGTGAACCAGTCTGCCCTAAAACAGCCACGGAGTTGTAACATCTTCAAAGCACTCTTCTGTTGCTTAAAAGCTCAGGATGGCTCCAAACCACCAACACCACTACCACCACCCTCCCAGCAGGCCTTGCTGGATTCACAGGAAAATGGAATGGTTGTCAAG TTTGAACCCAGCCTGCTGCCTGAAGTGACGACCCAGGACCAAGGGAAGATTTGCGTGGTCATAGACCTGGATGAGACACTGGTGCACAGCTCATTCAAG CCTATTAATAATGCCGACTTCATCGTGCCTGTGGAGATAGAGGGGACCACACACCAG GTGTATGTACTGAAGAGGCCATATGTGGATGAATTCTTGCAGAGAATGGGAGAGTTGTTTGAATGTGTGCTGTTTACTGCCAGTCTCGCTAAG TATGCAGACCCAGTGACGGACCTACTGGATCAGTTTGGCGTTTTCCGGACTCGGTTATTCCGGGAATCTTGTGTATTCCACCAGGGCTGCTATGTCAAAGACCTAAGCCGCTTGGGTAGAGATCTACACAAAACCCTCATCCTGGATAACTCTCCTGCCTCCTACATCTTCCACCCTAACAATGCT GTTCCTGTGGTGTCGTGGTTTGATGATGTGGAAGATGCTGAGCTGCTCAACCTTCTGCCTGTGTTTGAAGAACTTAGTCAAGCTGAGAACGTTTACAGTCAGCTGGACCAGCTTCGTGGACATTAA
- the tegt gene encoding probable Bax inhibitor 1 — translation MNAFDRNINLDALLKFSQISHSTQVHLKNVYSSLAVCMFVAAAGSYVHVVTRLFQGGMLSMLGCLGMMFWLAMTPHNPETEKKRLAILAGFAFLTGVGLGPTLDFVIAVNPSIILTAFMGTSVIFICFTLSALYAKRRSYLFLGGTLMSGLSLLLLMSVMNMFFGSMMLFKAHMYLGLLIMCGFVLFDTQLIIEKAENGDKDYVWHCVDLFLDFITIFRKLMVILALNDKDKKKEKK, via the exons ATGAACGCGTTTGACCGCAACATCAATCTTGACGCTCTCTTGAAGTTCTCCCAAAT ATCTCACTCCACTCAGGTGCACCTGAAGAATGTATACTCCAGCTTGGcagtatgtatgtttgtagCTGCAGCTGGATCCTATGTCCATGTTGTCACACGCCTTTTTCAG GGCGGCATGCTGTCCATGCTCGGCTGTCTGGGGATGATGTTCTGGTTGGCCATGACGCCACACAACCCTGAGACGGAGAAGAAGAGACTGGCCATCCTAGCCGGGTTTGCCTTCCTCACAG gtgtcgGCCTTGGCCCCACACTGGACTTTGTCATTGCTGTCAATCCGAG CATCATTCTGACGGCCTTCATGGGAACTTCTgtgattttcatttgtttcactcTCAGCGCCCTCTATGCCAAACGCAGGAGCTACCTGTTCCTTGGAG GCACTCTGATGTCCGGCCTTTCCCTCCTGCTCCTGATGTCTGTGATGAACATGTTCTTTGGCTCTATGATGCTCTTTAAg GCGCACATGTACCTGGGGCTGCTCATCATGTGCGGCTTTGTCCTGTTTGACACTCAGCTCATCATCGAGAAAGCAGAGAATGGTGACAAGGACTATGTCTG gcacTGTGTGGATCTGTTCCTTGACTTCATCACCATCTTCAGGAAACTGATGGTCATCCTTGCCTTGAACGATAAG gacaagaagaaggagaagaagtaa
- the ctdsp2 gene encoding carboxy-terminal domain RNA polymerase II polypeptide A small phosphatase 2 isoform X1 has protein sequence MESSVITQVQKEDVQVSPKAGQVNQSALKQPRSCNIFKALFCCLKAQDGSKPPTPLPPPSQQALLDSQENGMVVKQFEPSLLPEVTTQDQGKICVVIDLDETLVHSSFKPINNADFIVPVEIEGTTHQVYVLKRPYVDEFLQRMGELFECVLFTASLAKYADPVTDLLDQFGVFRTRLFRESCVFHQGCYVKDLSRLGRDLHKTLILDNSPASYIFHPNNAVPVVSWFDDVEDAELLNLLPVFEELSQAENVYSQLDQLRGH, from the exons ATGGAAAGTTCTGTTATCACCCAAGTGCAGAAAGAAGACGTTCAAGTGTCACCGAAAGCAG GCCAGGTGAACCAGTCTGCCCTAAAACAGCCACGGAGTTGTAACATCTTCAAAGCACTCTTCTGTTGCTTAAAAGCTCAGGATGGCTCCAAACCACCAACACCACTACCACCACCCTCCCAGCAGGCCTTGCTGGATTCACAGGAAAATGGAATGGTTGTCAAG CAGTTTGAACCCAGCCTGCTGCCTGAAGTGACGACCCAGGACCAAGGGAAGATTTGCGTGGTCATAGACCTGGATGAGACACTGGTGCACAGCTCATTCAAG CCTATTAATAATGCCGACTTCATCGTGCCTGTGGAGATAGAGGGGACCACACACCAG GTGTATGTACTGAAGAGGCCATATGTGGATGAATTCTTGCAGAGAATGGGAGAGTTGTTTGAATGTGTGCTGTTTACTGCCAGTCTCGCTAAG TATGCAGACCCAGTGACGGACCTACTGGATCAGTTTGGCGTTTTCCGGACTCGGTTATTCCGGGAATCTTGTGTATTCCACCAGGGCTGCTATGTCAAAGACCTAAGCCGCTTGGGTAGAGATCTACACAAAACCCTCATCCTGGATAACTCTCCTGCCTCCTACATCTTCCACCCTAACAATGCT GTTCCTGTGGTGTCGTGGTTTGATGATGTGGAAGATGCTGAGCTGCTCAACCTTCTGCCTGTGTTTGAAGAACTTAGTCAAGCTGAGAACGTTTACAGTCAGCTGGACCAGCTTCGTGGACATTAA